The following are encoded in a window of Primulina eburnea isolate SZY01 chromosome 4, ASM2296580v1, whole genome shotgun sequence genomic DNA:
- the LOC140830595 gene encoding PLASMODESMATA CALLOSE-BINDING PROTEIN 2-like, which yields MAVFVVYLLILFAMAIHSDAAYCVCNSGLNDTILQKNIDYACGSGADCSGIHQNGACFNPNTVKDHCNYAVNSYYQRKGQTPGSCDFSGTATVTANAPNAVTGCVYQSSPSTGGGGGTPTTINGTNPGTFPGLTVPPGGSGFDSSARKTLQLPRSTMTSMLLPFFFSTFFLYGLM from the exons ATGGCTGTTTTTGTAGTGTATTTATTGATTCTGTTTGCCATGGCTATTCATTCAG ATGCAGCTTATTGCGTTTGCAACAGTGGGTTGAATGATACAATTCTCCAGAAAAATATAGATTACGCTTGTGGAAGTGGAGCTGATTGTTCAGGAATACATCAAAATGGGGCTTGTTTTAACCCAAACACAGTCAAGGACCACTGCAATTATGCTGTTAACAGTTATTACCAGAGGAAGGGCCAAACTCCTGGGAGCTGTGATTTTTCAGGCACAGCCACGGTTACTGCAAATGCCCCTA ATGCTGTTACTGGATGTGTGTATCAATCTAGTCCAAG CACCGGCGGCGGCGGAGGAACGCCTACAACTATCAACGGCACCAACCCGGGTACGTTTCCAGGCTTAACAGTGCCTCCAGGTGGCTCCGGATTCGACAGCAGTGCTAGAAAAACGCTACAGCTGCCTCGAAGCACTATGACCTCTATGCTATTACCATTCTTTTTTTCAACTTTCTTCCTTTATGGCTTGATGTGA
- the LOC140830585 gene encoding uncharacterized protein — protein MDSQQPPRPPARAGGGGDFTAIITVLLAFIGISSLIIVPSQSTIMQSLSILHQVPEGHVGVYWIGGALQNTITNPGFHFKMPIITHFEPIQVTLQTDLVRDIPCGTKGGVMINFEKIEVVNRLHKDYVYETLLNYGVQYDNTWIYDKIHHEINQFCSGHSLQQVYIDMFDQIDEKMKDALQADCTRYAPGIEIISVRVTKPTIPDSIRRNFVQMEEERTKVLIAMEKQRVSEKEAETQKKIAVSEAEKHAHVSKIQMEQKLMEKDSIRRQEEISNAIYLAREKSLADANFYRTMREAEVNKLMLTPQFLELKFIQAIANNSKIYFGNKIPNMVLGQRLLGNFLQDLEKNGNLEV, from the exons ATGGACTCACAGCAACCGCCGAGACCTCCGGCACGTGCAGGTGGAGGCGGAGATTTCACCGCCATAATTACTGTTCTACTGGCCTTCATCGGCATCTCCAGCCTG ATTATAGTTCCATCACAATCAACAATAATGCAAAGTCTCTCTATTTTGCATCAAGTTCCAGAAGGTCATGTTGGGGTTTATTGGATTGGAGGTGCCCTTCAAAATACCATTACGAATCCAG GTTTTCATTTCAAAATGCCAATTATAACTCACTTTGAGCCTATTCAAGTAACCTTACAGACAGATTTG GTTAGGGATATTCCTTGTGGAACGAAAGGAGGCGTGATGATTAACTTTGAGAAGATAGAG GTTGTTAATCGTCTTCATAAGGACTATGTGTATGAAACATTGCTCAACTATGGTGTCCAATACGACAACACATGGATATATGACAAGATCCATCACGAGATCAATCAGTTTTGCAGTGGCCATTCCCTTCAGCAAGTTTACATCGACATGTTTGATCAG ATCGATGAAAAAATGAAAGATGCTCTTCAGGCTGACTGCACAAGATATGCACCTGGTATTGAAATTATTAGTGTGCGGGTCACGAAACCTACCATTCCAGATAGTATAAGGCGGAATTTCGTACAGATGGAAGAGGAGCGCACCAAG GTCTTGATTGCGATGGAGAAACAGAGAGTATCTGAGAAGGAAGCAGAGACACAGAAAAAAATTGCCGTAAGCGAAGCTGAAAAACATGCACATGTTAGTAAGATTCAGATGGAACAGAAGTTGATGGAGAAAGATAGCATAAGGAGACAAGAGGAAATTTCTAATGCAATATATTTAGCTCGTGAAAAGAGCTTGGCCGATGCCAACTTTTACCG GACGATGAGAGAAGCAGAAGTAAACAAGTTGATGCTGACTCCTCAGTTTTTGGAACTCAAATTCATCCAAGCAATTGCTAATAACTCCAAAATATACTTTGGTAACAAG ATACCGAACATGGTTCTAGGTCAGAGACTACTCGGAAACTTTTTACAAGACTTAGAAAAGAACGGAAATTTGGAAGTTTAG
- the LOC140830583 gene encoding ninja-family protein AFP3-like, which translates to MGDGDVIKKILTTSDMENLSLDVSVSKLSRDLLQRFRGSASEFEVLTEKNEEIELNLGLSLGGRFGVDKSCKSLVRSSSIAVCSPVVSVDGDHPKSTPITGLVRTSSLPVVTEEEWRKRKELQTLRRMEAKRRRSEKQRNLRGDKEVVGIHGGSGGGSLGLEAESGVKRFGSSLEARFGSTSWAGCGGGTDVSMAKAASPGSGSSSCVSDLEGKIRQGSSGEPSPTSSHPLKVKNQDVGSSVTKSPENTGKTTGSDVSASPSKKSDTSRTAGRRVGTNAIEDMPCVFTVGDGPNGRRVDGILYKFGKGEEVRIMCICCGKFHSPAEFVKHAGGTDVDHPLKHIVVNAYASSLL; encoded by the exons ATGGGGGATGGTGATGTTATCAAGAAAATATTAACAACTAGTGATATGGAGAATCTTTCTTTGGATGTTTCGGTAAGCAAACTTTCAAGAGACTTGTTGCAGAGGTTTAGGGGTAGTGCTAGTGAATTCGAGGTATTGACAGAGAAGAATGAGGAGATTGAATTGAATCTTGGGCTGTCATTGGGGGGAAGATTTGGAGTGGACAAGAGTTGCAAGAGTTTGGTGCGCTCGTCCTCAATAGCAGTGTGTTCACCTGTTGTGAGTGTTGATGGGGATCATCCGAAATCGACACCGATTACGGGTCTGGTGAGGACATCCTCGCTGCCTGTGGTGACCGAGGAAGAGTGGAGGAAGAGGAAGGAGTTGCAGACATTGAGAAGGATGGAGGCCAAGAGGAGGAGGTCCGAGAAGCAGAGGAATTTGAGGGGTGATAAAGAAGTAGTAGGAATTCACGGCGGCAGTGGTGGTGGAAGTTTGGGCTTGGAAGCGGAATCGGGAGTCAAAAGATTTGGTTCATCCTTGGAAGCACGGTTTGGTTCGACTTCTTGGGCCGGTTGTGGAGGTGGAACTGATGTGTCTATGGCTAAAGCTGCATCCCCCGGGTCGGGAAGCTCGTCATGTGTCTCGGATCTGGAGGGTAAAATTCGACAAG GATCGAGTGGTGAACCAAGTCCCACCAGCTCTCATCCATTGAAAGTAAAAAATCAAGATGTTGGTTCTTCCGTCACAAAATCTCCAGAAAATACAGGCAAAACCACTGGATCAGACGTATCTGCTAGTCCATCTAAGAAGTCTGACACCTCAAGAACCGCAGGACGGAGAGTTGGGACAAATGCAATAGAGGACATGCCTTGTGTTTTCACGGTGGGAGACGGCCCCAACGGAAGAAGAGTCGATGGAATACTGTACAAGTTTGGGAAAGGAGAAGAAGTTAGAATAATGTGCATCTGCTGTGGAAAGTTTCATTCGCCGGCCGAGTTCGTCAAGCATGCAGGAGGCACCGATGTCGATCATCCCCTCAAACATATAGTTGTGAATGCCTACGCTTCTTCACTATTGTAA
- the LOC140829685 gene encoding uncharacterized protein: MRRENSVFSATKGLVSCFLLLCVFLSVYGQILDEKMSLLEFKKSISDPNGMLASWNADSPHHCYWFGISCDSNFRVTGLTLGGNFSLAPHCFMDSKLAWHGFGIRRNCSEVNGKLVGTISPVIGNLTELRVLSLPFNELYGEIPVEMWRLDNLEVIDLEGNFIFGNFSVFEFSVQRKLRVLNLAFNRIFGKFPPSFSECKDLAILNLARNEINGDIPGFLGRLQKLSSLNLSFNRFIGYVPSTLGYDCVNLEHLDFSFNFLKGEIPRALGNCNRLKTLLLSSNVLHGVIPNELGRLRSLEVLDVSSNNLTGPLPVNLQNCVNLTVLVLSSHFNVLPSKRCPRGEASPDLSCIELNDNNVFEGSISDDITKLPKLKIFQAPCDNFKGSFPRSPSSCQRLKMVNIDRSFFTGEIFDLHYLNLHPNRLGRVLVILLVAKYVGNENTWLVLDLKGRNFICQYLLNCDRVPGKIPLIHSRTLLFLETSAINKRITCSIHQGNHFRPLNSVHSSAPPPRQHKGHKPKRHAPKSAHHLKSEINGLSPLILGAIISASAICVLSVIFVAVLFCCMRKNQQNPRVEISASPVPKKISVFNPIGVPLTYENIVQATANFSQTMCIGNGGFGVTYRAEISPGNTVAVKRLTAERHQGAPQFHAEIRTLGRIKHPNLITLIGYCSSEDEMFLIYNYLPGGNLLTFIRERSSRTFDWSILHKIALNIASALSYLHDQCNPRIVHRDIKPSNILLDDEWNAYLSDFGLSKILSITETHATTRVAGTYGYIAPEYALTGRVSIKSDVYSYGVVLLELMSDKMALDPSFYSHEDGFNIVSWACLMMSQGRIKDAFVETLWDNGPQDKLVEMLHLAIFCTVESLSSRPTMKQVVDRLKALQSHVPG, encoded by the coding sequence ATGAGAAGGGAGAATTCCGTGTTTTCTGCAACCAAGGGTTTGGTTTCTTGTTTTCTTCTTCTGTGCGTTTTCTTGTCTGTTTATGGGCAAATTCTTGATGAAAAAATGTCTCTTCTTGAATTTAAGAAATCGATTTCTGACCCGAATGGGATGCTTGCTAGCTGGAATGCTGATTCTCCCCACCACTGTTATTGGTTTGGAATTTCCTGTGATTCAAATTTCAGAGTCACAGGGCTGACTCTAGGAGGTAACTTTTCTCTTGCTCCTCATTGTTTTATGGATTCAAAGTTAGCATGGCATGGATTTGGTATCAGGAGAAATTGTTCTGAAGTAAATGGGAAGTTAGTGGGAACAATCTCACCTGTTATTGGAAACCTTACAGAACTGAGGGTTCTATCACTTCCATTCAATGAACTTTATGGGGAAATCCCTGTTGAAATGTGGAGATTGGATAATCTTGAAGTGATTGATCTTGAGGGGAATTTCATCTTTGGGAACTTTTCGGTATTCGAGTTCTCAGTTCAGAGGAAACTGAGGGTTCTTAATCTAGCTTTCAACAGGATATTTGGGAAGTTTCCACCTTCCTTTTCGGAATGTAAGGATTTAGCGATTTTGAATTTGGCGCGAAATGAGATAAATGGGGATATTCCTGGATTCCTTGGCCGTTTACAGAAGTTAAGCTCGTTGAATTTATCCTTTAATCGGTTCATTGGATATGTCCCGAGTACTTTAGGATATGACTGTGTGAATCTTGAGCATTTGGACTTCTCATTTAATTTCTTGAAGGGGGAAATTCCGCGGGCTTTGGGAAATTGTAACCGTTTAAAGACGCTTTTGCTTTCCTCAAATGTGTTACATGGCGTTATCCCTAACGAGCTAGGTAGACTTCGAAGCCTTGAAGTTTTAGATGTTTCGAGCAACAACCTAACCGGTCCTTTACCTGTGAATCTACAAAATTGTGTCAATCTAACGGTTCTTGTCCTGTCAAGTCACTTTAATGTTCTTCCGAGCAAGAGATGTCCACGTGGCGAGGCGTCTCCGGATTTATCTTGCATAGAATTGAATGATAACAACGTTTTTGAAGGTTCTATTAGCGACGACATTACAAAACTTCCTAAGCTGAAGATTTTTCAGGCTCCCTGTGACAATTTCAAAGGCAGTTTTCCAAGAAGTCCGAGTAGTTGTCAGAGGCTCAAAATGGTAAATATAGATCGAAGCTTTTTTACTGGTGAGATCTTTGATCTTCATTACCTTAACCTACACCCTAACAGACTTGGTCGAGTGTTGGTTATCTTATTGGTGGCGAAATATGTCGGAAATGAAAATACTTGGCTTGTGCTTGATTTGAAAGGTAGAAACTTCATCTGCCAGTATTTGCTGAATTGTGACAGAGTACCAGGAAAAATACCATTGATCCACTCGCGAACTCTTCTGTTTTTAGAAACATCAGCTATCAACAAAAGGATAACATGTAGCATTCATCAGGGAAACCATTTCCGTCCCTTAAATTCAGTCCATTCATCTGCACCACCGCCGCGTCAGCATAAAGGTCACAAGCCAAAAAGGCATGCTCCTAAATCAGCACACCATTTGAAAAGTGAAATAAACGGGCTTTCCCCCCTTATTTTGGGAGCCATTATATCTGCATCAGCCATTTGTGTACTTTCTGTCATCTTTGTTGCTGTATTATTCTGTTGTATGAGAAAGAATCAACAGAATCCGAGGGTCGAGATTTCTGCATCACCTGTGCCAAAGAAAATCTCAGTTTTCAATCCCATTGGTGTACCTTTAACATACGAGAACATTGTTCAGGCAACGGCGAATTTTAGCCAAACCATGTGTATTGGAAATGGTGGATTTGGTGTAACATACAGGGCTGAAATTTCTCCTGGAAATACGGTGGCGGTCAAAAGGCTCACTGCGGAACGGCACCAAGGCGCTCCACAGTTTCATGCAGAAATCAGAACCCTTGGTCGAATCAAACATCCGAATCTTATTACTTTGATCGGGTACTGTTCCAGCGAAGACgagatgttcttgatatataatTACCTTCCCGGAGGAAATTTACTTACATTTATCAGAGAACGATCAAGTAGAACATTTGATTGGAGCATACTTCACAAGATCGCTCTGAACATAGCCTCTGCACTTTCTTATCTTCACGATCAATGTAATCCTCGGATTGTCCACCGAGATATCAAGCCTAGTAACATCTTACTGGATGATGAATGGAATGCTTATCTGTCAGATTTCGGGCTATCAAAAATTCTTTCAATCACCGAAACTCACGCCACGACCCGTGTAGCTGGAACATACGGTTATATAGCACCGGAGTACGCCTTGACTGGCCGTGTATCAATTAAGTCAGATGTCTATAGCTACGGTGTGGTGCTGCTGGAATTAATGTCGGATAAGATGGCTCTGGATCCTTCATTTTACTCACATGAAGACGGTTTCAATATCGTTTCGTGGGCATGCCTGATGATGAGTCAAGGTCGGATCAAGGATGCATTTGTGGAAACTTTGTGGGATAACGGTCCTCAGGACAAACTTGTGGAAATGTTGCATTTGGCCATTTTTTGCACGGTTGAATCACTTTCTTCAAGACCAACGATGAAGCAAGTCGTCGACCGGTTGAAGGCGCTTCAGTCTCATGTCCCTGGCTAA
- the LOC140830584 gene encoding protein root UVB sensitive 3, whose product MEGETSKTRLLRSETSVIEEWNGTASTKLVKTATITISGNSVQKSALRFNHVSRRILDAFVPEGFPSSVTPDYAPFQLWDSLQGLSTYMRTMLSTQALLSAIGVGEKSATVIGATFQWFLRDLTGMLGGILFTFYQGANLDSNAKMWRLVADLMNDLGMLMDLVSPLFPSAILFIVCLGSISRSFTGVASGATRAALTQHFALQNNAADISAKEGSQETVATMIGMALGMLLAHITMGHSLAIWFCFLSLTIFHMYANYKAVRCLSLSTINCERSSILLSHFMETGQVLSPKQVSVTEHVLPLWMTSWTEKSRTEYLHPRVRLGVRPSSLNSNEVVELSHLAGSYYSKGKYILLQRNDKISVIMHRDSIAADVLQAFIHALVLVKLLGESGSGHLESQSWMCKNYETLIVKLQSSGWRTERLLSPSVVWKANWFFSSSDEKLD is encoded by the exons ATGGAAGGAGAGACCAGTAAGACGAGGCTTCTCCGATCAGAAACGTCCGTTATCGAGGAATGGAACGGCACTGCTTCGACAAAGTTAGTGAAAACCGCCACCATCACGATTTCTGGAAACTCCGTTCAAAAATCTGCTCTCCGATTCAATCATGTTTCTCGTAGAATTCTCGACGCATTTGTTCCCGAG GGATTCCCAAGCAGTGTGACTCCTGATTATGCCCCCTTTCAATTATGGGACTCTTTGCAG GGCCTTTCAACTTATATGAGAACAATGCTATCTACCCAG GCTCTCTTAAGTGCTATTGGGGTTGGCGAGAAATCTGCTACTGTGATAGGGGCCACATTTCAG TGGTTTCTGAGGGATTTGACTGGAATGCTTGGAGGTATCTTGTTTACATTTTATCAG GGGGCAAATCTGGATAGCAATGCTAAAATGTGGCGTCTTGTTGCGGATCTTATGAATGATCTTG GGATGTTAATGGACCTTGTTTCGCCTTTGTTCCCATCAGCAATTTTGTTTATTGTATGCTtagggagcatatcgcgatctTTTA CTGGCGTTGCCAGTGGTGCCACTAGAGCTGCTTTAACACAACATTTTGCACTTCAGAACAATGCAGCGGATATATCTGCAAAG GAAGGAAGCCAAGAGACTGTTGCAACTATGATTGGAATGGCTTTAGGAATGCTCCTTGCTCATATTACTATGGGGCACTCACTTGCCatttggttttgttttctcTCTCTCACCATCTTTCATATGTATG CAAACTATAAGGCTGTTCGCTGCCTCTCACTTTCTACTATAAATTGTGAAAGAAGCTCTATTCTTTTGTCACATTTCATGGAGACCGGTCAAG TTCTTTCTCCCAAACAGGTCTCAGTGACGGAGCATGTTTTACCACTGTGGATGACCTCGTGGACAGAAAAAAGTAGGACTGAATATTTGCACCCACGGGTACGGTTAGGTGTTCGGCCATCATCACTTAACAGCAATGAAGT GGTGGAGCTCTCTCATTTGGCTGGCTCTTACTATAGTAAAG GAAAGTATATACTACTTCAGAGAAATGATAAAATTAGTGTCATTATGCACAGAGATTCGATAGCAGCAGATGTCTTACAGGCTTTCATACATGCTCTTGTCTTGGTAAAACTTCTCGGCGAAAGTGGATCTGGGCATTTGGAAAGTCAATCGTGGATGTGTAAAAACTATGAAACCTTGATTGTGAAG CTTCAATCATCTGGATGGAGAACAGAACGTCTTCTATCGCCCTCGGTTGTATGGAAGGCGAATTGGTTTTTCAGTTCTTCGGATGAAAAACTTGACTAG